GAAAAGATTTTGGAAAAACATCAGGGAGTGGGGAGTGGAAGAGCAGATGAGTAATGAGTAATGAGTAATGAGTTGGAGCAGGGGAGCAGGGGAGCAGGGGAGCAGGGGGAGAATAACTCCTAACTCCTAACTCATTACTCCTAACTCATTACTCCTAACTCATTACTCATTACTCAGCACTCCTAACGCCCAATGCCCAATGCCCCATTCCCAATGCCCAATGCCCAATTCCCCAATCTCTAATTTATGCAAACAAAAGGTCGTTCTCGCCATTTTATCTACACAGACTGGATATTAATCGAAACCCAGTTTGACCCTGAGCAATTGCACTCCAAAGAAACCGTCTTTACAATCGGCAATGGATACCTGGGGACAAGAGGCAGTTTTGAGGAAGGTTATCCTCATGCATTGCCAGCTACTTTTATTCACGGTGTCTATGATGATGTGCCTGTGGTATACACTGAACTAGTAAATTGCCCTGACTGGCTACCCTTGATAGTGATTGTAAATGGCGATCGCTTCCGTCTCGATCAAGGTGAGATATTGAGATACGATCGCCAGCTTGATTTACGCCAAGGACTACTGATTCAGGCCGTGCGTTGGCGCTCTCCCAATGGAAACACCATAGATATCAGCTTTGAACGCTTTGCTAGTCTTGCAGATCCGCACGTGTTGGCGCTACGCTGCCATTTAACACCAATAGATTTTGAGGGGTTAATCGAAGTTCAAGCTAGCATCAATGGCTATCCCGAAAATCAGGGTTTCAATCACTGGGAAGAATTAGATCAGGGCAAGACTAACCAAGGAATCTGGTTGCAACGCCGCACGCGCAACTCTCGAATTGAACTCGGTATGGCAGCTAAGGTGACAATATTAGGCACTGAAGCATCTTTGCAAGTTAATACCGCACCTGGTTATCCTACCTTAAGTACGACCTTCTTGGCTAAAGCGCAGCAGACTGTAACGGTGGAAAAACTTGTGACAGTTTTTACCTCGCGGGAGATTGAAGCACCAGTTCCAGCAGCTCAAGAAAAACTCGCACAACTGCCAGACTACGCAACATTACTAAAAGCCAATGAGCAAGCATGGGATGAGGTTTGGCAGCAAAGTGACATCCTGATTGAGGGGGATAGCACAGCTACTTTTGCTGTTCGCTACAATCTGTTTCAACTGCTGATTGCTGCCCCACGGGATGATGATAGGGTGAGCATTCCTGCTAAAACCCTTTCGGGGTTTGGCTATCGCGGTCATATTTTTTGGGATACAGAAATTTTTATGCAACCCCTATTTCTGTTTACTCAACCAGCGATCGCTCGCAATTTACTCAGTTACCGTTGGCACACCTTACCAGGAGCTAGACGCAAGGCAGGCCATTACAGGTATAAAGGGGCTATGTTTGCCTGGGAAAGTGCTGATACTGGAGATGAAGTAACACCGCGTTGGGCTATTGGTAGTGATTTTTATGGTGAAGACGTGCGGATTTGGTGCCGCGATCGCGAAATTCATATCAATGCAGATATCCCCTATGCAGTCTGGAACTACTGGCAAGCCACTGGTGATGATGACTGGATGCAAAAGTGCGGTGCAGAGGTGATTTTGGATGCCGCCATTTTTTGGAGTAGCCGAGTCGAATTCAATTCTGAGCGCGAACAGTATGAAATTCGAGGAGTAATCGGAGCGGATGAATACCATGAATTAGTCCACAACAACGCCTTTACAAACCGGATGGCGCAATGGCATTTAGAAAAAGCGATCGCCGTCTATGATTGGTTGGCTGACAAATTCCCCGAACGAGCCATCGAACTAGAACAGAAACTAAAGCTGACCCCAGAGGAGCGAACGCACTGGCAAGAGATCGTCGCCAAAATATTGTTTTTCTATGACCCATCAACAGGACTAATCGAGCAGTGCGAGGGATTTTTCCAATTGGAAGATATCAACTTAGCAGATTATGAACCACGCGATCGCTCCATGCAACCGATCTTGGGTATTGATAAAACCAACAAATCTCAAATACTCAAGCAGCCAGACGTATTAATGCTCCTATATTTAATGCGGGAATCAGCAGATTTTCCCTACAACGAAAAAGCATTGCAGACAAACTGGGACTACTATGCACCCCGCACTGATATTACTTATGGTTCGTCCCTTGGCCCAGCAGTTCAAGCCATTTTAGCTTCCGATTTGGGCAAATCAACTGAAGCTTACGAACAATTTATGCGGGCGTTAATGGTGGATCTTGAAGATAACCGAGGTAATACCAACGATGGAATTCACGGCGCTAGTGCTGGTGGGATTTGGCAAGCTGTAGTTTTTGGATTCGGCGGCATCCAATTAAATGAAAATGGCCCTGTAGCCAACCCCCACCTACCCCCTGGCTGGACGCGCCTAAAGTTTAAACTGCACTGGCGTGGGAAATGGCATGACTTCGATTTGCATGAGGAACTGGGGACAAATGAGCCGGGGAGCAGGGTAGCGGGGGAGCAGGGGAGCGGGGGAGAAGTTGGAGTAAGTTTTTCCCCTCTGCCTCTTGTGCCCGATGCCCCATCTCCCATGCCCAACATCCAAGGATTCATCTTCGATTTAGATGGTGTGCTAACAGATACAGCAGAACTTCACTATCTAGCTTGGCAGAAGCTAGCTGATGAAGAGGGTATACCATTTAATCGGGAAGCTAACGAAGCCTTGCGGGGTGTATCCCGTCGTGCTTCCCTGATGCTGATTGTTGGGGATAGACCATATTCGGAAGCACAAATCGAGGAGATGATGGAGCGTAAGAATCGCTACTATGTCGAATTGATCCAAAACATGACACCCCAGGATTTGTTGCCAGGTGCGATCGCTCTATTGGATGAATTGCGGCAAGCTGATAT
This portion of the Nostoc sp. GT001 genome encodes:
- the pgmB gene encoding beta-phosphoglucomutase yields the protein MQTKGRSRHFIYTDWILIETQFDPEQLHSKETVFTIGNGYLGTRGSFEEGYPHALPATFIHGVYDDVPVVYTELVNCPDWLPLIVIVNGDRFRLDQGEILRYDRQLDLRQGLLIQAVRWRSPNGNTIDISFERFASLADPHVLALRCHLTPIDFEGLIEVQASINGYPENQGFNHWEELDQGKTNQGIWLQRRTRNSRIELGMAAKVTILGTEASLQVNTAPGYPTLSTTFLAKAQQTVTVEKLVTVFTSREIEAPVPAAQEKLAQLPDYATLLKANEQAWDEVWQQSDILIEGDSTATFAVRYNLFQLLIAAPRDDDRVSIPAKTLSGFGYRGHIFWDTEIFMQPLFLFTQPAIARNLLSYRWHTLPGARRKAGHYRYKGAMFAWESADTGDEVTPRWAIGSDFYGEDVRIWCRDREIHINADIPYAVWNYWQATGDDDWMQKCGAEVILDAAIFWSSRVEFNSEREQYEIRGVIGADEYHELVHNNAFTNRMAQWHLEKAIAVYDWLADKFPERAIELEQKLKLTPEERTHWQEIVAKILFFYDPSTGLIEQCEGFFQLEDINLADYEPRDRSMQPILGIDKTNKSQILKQPDVLMLLYLMRESADFPYNEKALQTNWDYYAPRTDITYGSSLGPAVQAILASDLGKSTEAYEQFMRALMVDLEDNRGNTNDGIHGASAGGIWQAVVFGFGGIQLNENGPVANPHLPPGWTRLKFKLHWRGKWHDFDLHEELGTNEPGSRVAGEQGSGGEVGVSFSPLPLVPDAPSPMPNIQGFIFDLDGVLTDTAELHYLAWQKLADEEGIPFNREANEALRGVSRRASLMLIVGDRPYSEAQIEEMMERKNRYYVELIQNMTPQDLLPGAIALLDELRQADIKIGIGSASKNARPVLERLGIVDKVDAIADGYSVQEPKPAPDLFLYAAKQLGIEPAQSVVVEDAAAGVEAALAAGMWAVGLGPVERVGAAHIVLPSLEDIKWADLREQLNNISKRKH